A single Arcobacter sp. FWKO B DNA region contains:
- a CDS encoding NAD(P)/FAD-dependent oxidoreductase — MIFNTAIIGAGASGMACAMRLNSTDTAILEVNETIAKKVAISGGGKCNITNRYMDSSHFLGNNDFIKNALKKFNEKDLLNTLKKNNIEPILNPKIVKGTYFCKSSKEILEFYAKNTTKCKKLLNQKVIDVDYIDEFFVIKTNTSMVKTKNLIVASGGLSYPSLGSSDIGFYIAKKFNHPIKTLQPALVGFTVQKEQFWFKDLSGLSIDVRISLKDKTLEGSLLFAHKGISGPVVLSSSLYWDKGQISVDFMPHHSIKKFIHSKQTISNALPLPKRFISSFLKSIKLEDKPLSSLSKDEITLLSTIHNYSFAPAGNFGYTKAEVTKGGVDTAYIDENMQSTLQKGLYFIGEVLDVTGELGGYNLQWAITSGYICGSHINKTL, encoded by the coding sequence ATGATTTTTAATACAGCGATAATAGGGGCAGGTGCTAGCGGAATGGCTTGTGCAATGAGACTTAATAGTACTGATACAGCAATACTAGAGGTAAATGAAACTATAGCAAAAAAAGTAGCCATTAGTGGTGGTGGAAAATGTAATATCACCAATAGATATATGGATAGTAGCCACTTTTTAGGTAATAATGATTTTATAAAAAATGCACTAAAGAAGTTTAATGAAAAAGATCTTTTAAATACTCTAAAAAAGAATAATATAGAACCTATTTTAAATCCAAAAATAGTAAAAGGGACTTATTTTTGTAAATCAAGTAAAGAGATCTTAGAATTTTATGCTAAGAATACAACAAAATGTAAAAAACTTTTAAACCAAAAAGTTATAGATGTAGATTATATAGATGAGTTCTTTGTAATAAAAACTAATACTTCAATGGTAAAAACAAAAAATCTTATAGTTGCTAGTGGTGGACTAAGCTACCCATCACTTGGAAGTAGTGATATTGGTTTTTATATAGCAAAAAAATTTAACCATCCTATTAAAACTTTACAACCAGCTCTTGTTGGATTTACAGTACAAAAAGAACAGTTTTGGTTCAAGGATTTAAGTGGTTTGAGTATTGATGTAAGAATATCTCTAAAAGATAAGACTTTAGAGGGAAGTCTACTTTTCGCCCATAAAGGGATAAGTGGTCCAGTAGTACTTAGTAGCTCACTATACTGGGATAAAGGTCAGATTAGTGTTGATTTTATGCCACATCACAGTATCAAAAAGTTCATACACTCAAAACAGACCATATCAAATGCTCTCCCTTTACCAAAAAGATTTATATCCTCATTTTTAAAAAGTATTAAGTTAGAAGACAAACCATTATCTTCTCTATCTAAAGATGAAATAACTCTTTTATCGACAATTCATAACTATTCTTTTGCCCCTGCTGGCAACTTTGGATATACAAAAGCTGAAGTCACAAAAGGGGGAGTTGATACAGCATATATTGATGAAAATATGCAAAGTACATTACAAAAAGGGCTCTATTTCATAGGTGAAGTACTTGATGTTACTGGAGAATTAGGAGGGTACAACCTCCAATGGGCAATAACAAGTGGCTACATCTGTGGTAGCCACATAAATAAGACTCTATGA
- a CDS encoding slipin family protein, whose product MFMTIVYSVFIIVAIIAASIRILKEYERGVIFTLGRFTGVKGPGLIVVIPYIQKMERVDLRTIVLDVPTQDVISHDNVSVHVNAVVYYRVIDPQKCILQVEDYNDATSQLAQTTLRSVLGGHELDEMLAEREKLNYDIQEILDKQTDAWGIKISNVEIKHIDLDESMVRAIAKQAEAERQRRAKVINSKGELEASQNLLEAANILSQNPSAIQLRYLQTLNDISNDKSNTIIFPFSSDLSKFFDAQKK is encoded by the coding sequence ATGTTTATGACTATAGTGTATAGTGTTTTTATTATAGTTGCTATAATAGCAGCTTCAATTAGAATACTAAAAGAGTATGAAAGGGGAGTAATATTTACTTTGGGTAGATTTACTGGAGTAAAAGGACCTGGACTTATAGTAGTGATACCATATATTCAGAAAATGGAAAGAGTTGATTTAAGAACAATAGTTCTTGATGTTCCAACACAAGATGTCATATCACACGATAATGTATCAGTACATGTAAATGCAGTAGTATATTATAGGGTAATAGATCCACAAAAATGTATTTTACAAGTGGAAGATTATAACGATGCAACATCACAGCTTGCACAAACTACACTAAGATCCGTACTTGGTGGACATGAGCTTGATGAAATGCTAGCAGAGAGGGAAAAACTGAACTACGATATACAAGAAATTCTTGATAAACAAACAGATGCATGGGGTATAAAAATATCAAATGTAGAGATCAAACATATAGATTTGGATGAGAGTATGGTAAGAGCTATTGCAAAACAAGCAGAAGCTGAAAGGCAAAGAAGAGCAAAAGTTATCAACTCAAAAGGGGAACTAGAAGCAAGCCAAAACCTACTTGAAGCAGCAAATATACTATCTCAAAACCCTAGTGCTATACAGCTTAGATATCTTCAAACATTGAATGATATATCAAATGACAAATCAAATACTATCATATTCCCATTTTCTAGTGATTTGAGTAAATTCTTTGATGCACAGAAGAAATAA
- a CDS encoding NfeD family protein, whose protein sequence is MKRLLFLILLPLMAFASNITHMKVDGPISVASAQYIKDGIDYASALNSELIILELNTSGGLLDSTREIIQSITASKIPVAVYVSPKGSHAASAGTYILYSSHIAVMAPGTNIGATTPVSMFGFSFSKDDENVITMQNKALTDATAYIKSLAELRQRDVNWAIKSVQEGVSISAIEALELGVIDMIADNIVELYTQLDQKTIKIDDNTSKTLDMKHVDIKSFEMDYKTKILSILTNPNTIYILMLVAIYGIFFEFLNPGSILPGSVGIICAIVVLYSLNIIPFNYAGLILIFIGIAFMTAEIFAPGFGIFGFAGIVSFVTGSLLLFDSQTLGDDISIPLIISFSILSLIFFIYILRTLLKSRNIKAKTGIEEMIGSEATVLKKSENGYFVHCHGETWEGVSSQPLQQNQIVIVEDIKGLVLHLKPKE, encoded by the coding sequence ATGAAAAGACTCCTTTTTTTGATACTCTTGCCACTTATGGCATTTGCGTCTAATATTACTCATATGAAGGTAGATGGACCTATCTCCGTAGCAAGTGCACAATATATAAAAGATGGTATAGATTACGCTAGTGCTCTTAATTCAGAACTTATTATATTGGAACTAAATACATCTGGTGGCTTATTGGACTCAACAAGGGAAATAATCCAATCTATTACAGCAAGTAAAATCCCAGTAGCTGTTTATGTATCACCAAAAGGTTCACATGCCGCAAGTGCTGGTACATATATTTTATATTCTTCTCACATTGCAGTTATGGCACCAGGGACAAATATAGGTGCGACTACCCCTGTATCTATGTTTGGTTTTTCATTTTCAAAAGATGATGAAAATGTAATTACTATGCAAAACAAAGCACTAACAGATGCTACAGCTTATATAAAAAGTCTTGCAGAATTAAGACAAAGAGATGTAAATTGGGCTATAAAATCAGTACAAGAAGGTGTAAGTATTAGTGCTATTGAGGCACTTGAGCTTGGGGTGATTGATATGATAGCAGATAATATTGTAGAACTTTATACACAACTAGATCAAAAAACAATAAAAATAGATGATAATACATCTAAGACACTTGATATGAAACATGTAGATATCAAGAGTTTTGAGATGGACTACAAAACAAAGATTTTATCAATTTTGACTAATCCTAATACAATATACATCTTGATGTTGGTTGCAATATATGGGATATTTTTTGAATTCCTAAATCCAGGGTCGATTTTGCCAGGTTCTGTTGGTATTATTTGTGCTATAGTAGTTTTGTACTCTCTTAATATTATCCCTTTTAATTATGCTGGATTGATTCTTATTTTTATAGGGATAGCATTTATGACAGCTGAGATTTTTGCACCAGGGTTTGGTATATTTGGATTTGCTGGAATTGTATCTTTTGTTACTGGTTCATTACTATTATTTGATTCACAGACACTAGGGGATGATATATCAATTCCTTTGATAATCTCTTTTTCAATATTATCTTTGATTTTTTTCATATATATTTTAAGAACTCTTTTAAAATCTAGGAATATCAAAGCAAAAACAGGTATTGAAGAGATGATAGGCTCAGAAGCTACAGTTTTGAAAAAAAGTGAAAATGGTTATTTCGTACATTGTCATGGTGAGACATGGGAAGGTGTATCATCTCAACCATTACAGCAAAATCAAATTGTTATTGTAGAAGATATAAAAGGTTTAGTCCTTCATCTAAAACCAAAGGAGTAA
- a CDS encoding YajQ family cyclic di-GMP-binding protein, which produces MAKEYSFDISAKINMQSFKDAINLVDREVTNRFDFKGTNSEVDYKEKDKLLVLVTQSDYKLDALKDIVIAKLLKQGLSSQVLSEQKVEDASGGMRKATFKIVDYIESKEAKKIVAEIKNLKLKVTAQIEGDTIRVKGAKIDDLQAVIAKIRSMTWEAPLVFENMR; this is translated from the coding sequence ATGGCAAAAGAATATTCATTTGATATTAGCGCGAAGATAAATATGCAAAGTTTTAAAGATGCTATCAATTTGGTGGATAGGGAAGTGACCAATAGGTTTGATTTCAAAGGGACTAATTCTGAAGTTGATTATAAAGAAAAAGATAAGTTACTTGTTTTAGTGACTCAAAGTGATTATAAATTAGATGCTCTCAAAGATATAGTTATAGCCAAACTTCTCAAACAAGGGCTTTCTTCTCAGGTTTTATCAGAGCAAAAGGTAGAAGATGCAAGTGGTGGTATGAGAAAGGCTACTTTTAAGATTGTTGATTATATTGAGTCAAAAGAAGCCAAAAAAATCGTAGCAGAAATCAAAAATCTCAAACTAAAAGTTACAGCTCAAATAGAAGGGGATACTATTAGGGTAAAAGGGGCAAAAATAGATGATTTACAAGCTGTTATTGCCAAAATTCGTTCTATGACTTGGGAAGCACCATTAGTTTTTGAAAATATGAGATAA